The segment TCAGCCAGATCGGGGTCAGGCTTCATGGCACAGGCAATCTCGTGGAGTCGGGCTTCGTCGCAGGTAATGTGTGCGAAAAAACCACGCATGGCTTCAAAGTGAGTAATCTGGCCGGCAAAATATTGCTCCCAGTAGTTCGGTGTATCGCTACTCACGCAGGCCGGATAGATCAGTTCATAAAAGTCATGGTCAGTGATGGTTCCGTCAAAATCAGTTACCAGGACACGACTGGGTTGAGGATAGGGCATAAGGGTTCAGGGTTCAGGGTCATGATTGATTTCAATGAAAACTGTCTTCAAGCTGTTGATGAATGAAACTTGATTCCCACAACACAAAAGTGGGCGAACATTCCCTCTGTTCGCCCAAGCATACTGCCTGTTTTTTGGTGAAGAGTGCCTTGAGACTACTTTGAAAGTCGGGCTGAAGAAGTCGGGCTGAAGAAGACGGGTTGCAGAATTGGTTTTATTTCATCCCTCATCCCTTCGATTGCCCCGAGCTGGCGAGTCTTTCTGCCCCAAGCTCTCAGCCCTGGATTTTTCAGCCCCGGTTTTACGTCGTCGGGATTGGCCGATTCATTTGCTTGTAAATCGCTTCAATCTGGCCTTTGTTTTCTTCAGCTTCCTTGTTGGTTGGGTCGAGTGCCAGCACTTCACGATACATCTTCAATGCTGCCCGATATTTGACCCTGGCTGGCAATGGGCTCTTAAACATTAATTCGTTGCCATACTCCAGTTTGGCTTTTACCAACTCGGCTTTGAGTTTGGCATCACCGGGTTTGGCTTCATACTGTTTTTCCAGTTTCTGGATACTGTCCGGCATGGGAGGAAGCTCGGGCAGGGGTTCGTTGGCCTGCGCCGAAGGTGCTGACGTCGCGGGTTGGCCAGATTGTGGTTGTGAACCATATCCGCCAGAAGCTGGTTGTGGCGGCGCCGAAGCACCGGAAACTGGTTTGGGGGCTTCGGCACAAGCTCCAACAAGGAGCACCCCAGCCAGCAGACCAGTGGCAAGACCGGTTTTGAGAATCGTTTCTTTGGTGGATGAATTTCGTGGTGTAACAAATAACATACTGCTTCAAAATTCCTTTGATAAATGATGTGGGGCTGAAGACAGCGGGCTAAGGGTTGAGGGCTGAGGGCTGAAGACATTGGGTTGAAGAACTGGTTTTATTTCATCCCTCATCCTTCATCCTTCATCCCTCATCCCTTCGGTTGCCCTCAGCCCTGTTTTTTTCAGCCCGATGTCTTCAGCCCTCAGTTCTAAGATTTAAACAGTTTATTCAGGAAGCCGCCTTCATTCTTGTTCGATCTAATCTGATCGAGTCCGCGAATGGCGGTTTGTTGAGTTGAGTCAAGTTTGAGGGCTTCTTCAAATTCACGTTCGGCCTGCTTTGGCATGCCTGCCCGCATGTACAACTGGCCTAAACTTGCCCGACAGACGGCATTAAACGGGTCGAGTTCAACTGCTTTGCGCAAAATGGGTTCGGCTTCTTTTAATGTCTTTTGCTGGGTGGACAAACAATTTCCAAGCAACAGGTAATACCGCCCCTGGCTTGGTTCAAGCCGAATCGCCTCCCGCATCAAGTGAGCCGCGACCACATATTCTTTGGAAATGTACCGGTTCCGGGCTTCCAGGTACATATTTTCCGCCCGTTGCGCGCGTTGCGTCGAAGTTTCTTCTGTCGGCTTGACTGCCGCTGGTGGCGAGTAGGGAGTATCAACTAAAGCACCGACTCCGCCTGGGGTTGCCAACGGCGGAACCGCCGGGTTTTCAGGTGTGTGGTTGCGCAGCGATTCATAACAGGTGGTGATGCGCGAGAAAATTTGCTCGATATCTTGCAGAACTTCTCGCGACAGCGTTCGATGACGATCTGGATGAAACTCTTTGGCAAACCGATGGTAGGCATCCCGAATGTCGTCCCGCGTGGATTGACGTGTAACCCCAAGCGCCTCATAGGGATCATTGCTTTTCAAACGCTCTCTCAACTTATTGAGCATTTCAACGACGGCGCCTTCATTGGCGGCTGGAGCCGCCGGCTTCGGCACTGGTGAACTCACCGGCGTTTCTACTGGGCGAGACTCGGCCCTTGGAGGAGCGCTCTCAAAAGACGGCAATGGCGTCAAAACCGGTGGAGTTGGAATGGACGCTGGTGGTCTTGGCAACGTCGCCGATACCGCCGCTGGTGGCGACACAAACGGTGACGACGCTTGCTGGCCAGATGGTGGTACTAAAAATTGCGGCAACGGGGCTGAAGCCTGGGGTGGCGGGAGCGGTGCCGAGTACTGAGGCATGGGAGGCGGAGGTGGTAATGGCGCTGACTTGGACGACGTCGGCGTTTTGAGCATTTCGTAACAACTCGTGATGCGAGTAAATAGAAATTCCACTTCCTGGCGAACCTCGCGCGGCGCGCCCTGGAACCGATCCGGATGCAGATCTTTGGCCAGCCGATAGTAGGCATCCCGAAGTTCATCCTGGGTCGAATGCCACGTGACTCCCAAAATGATATAGGGATCATTGGTCACCAGGCGATCCCGCAACTTCGCAATCTGTTCCAGAACGGCAGGATCATTGCTGGCGCTGGGTGCTTCGGCTTCGGTAACGACTGGCTGCGCCTGGGCTGCCTGGGCATAGAGCGATTTGGGGATTGAAATTCGACCGGTTTTCTTATTGATTTTGGGGGCTCCAAGACGTTCCAACACCCCAGATGAGAGCAACCCATAGGTGGCCCGCAAGACAGCATCGGGTGGCGCCCCAGCCACGAGCAAAAGCTGCAGCACGTTCATGGGCTCTTTGACGGCATCAATAATCTGACGCTCAATTGGTTTGAGCGAAAGCGTTTGTAACCGTAACAACGGACTGGTACTTGGCCCAATTAACCGGTTTAAATCGCCAAGTCCGCGCTGAACCAACTGAAAGTCTTTGATTCGCCGGACGCCCTCCAAAATAATGCTGGCGGTTGACAAATCAAGCCGTAAATCAGCCGGGACAACATTGTCTTGAGGTGTAAATTCATAGGTGCCCGCCGGCCACTCAAACACGGAATAGACAATGTCCAGGATTTGAAATGTGACATTCATCAGTAAGTCACGATCTGAGAGAATGCCCAACTCAACCAGTATTTGACCAAAGCGTTTCCCAGGACGCATCACAGCCGAAGCTCGATCAAAATCGGCCTGAGAAAGCGTTCCATGGCGCATCATGGTCTCGCCGATGCGATCTTCCTTGGCATCGCTTGAAGCAAAAATGATGGCGCCAAGCTCAAAATAAATAGCCTTTTGCCGCCCACGATAACTGAGTTTCAGTTCTCCACTCTCGCGGTTGACATATAGCCGGCGCAGCACATCCGGGAGACAATCTTGTGCTAACTCACCTGTACTCATTTGGGTATATTCCTCTCCACTCTAAAAGTCTTTGCGCTCAGTAACTTAAAAACAACTGACCTGCCCCCGCTGCAAGTCAGATACATCCCCAGACCTTCGCTTCTGGTCAGAGATGGTTGTCCCAAAGACTGAATGAACACTCAGGATTGAAGGCACCATTCATGGTGATGCACAACCCTCTGCCGGTGAAAACAACTGAGTGGCAACCAGTCACTGGAACGGCACGATGGGTTTATATTGAAAGAGTGACGACTGAGGCAATTGAAGTGATCTGCAAGAGAGTCTGACGAGAAAGATAGCAGGAACTGGACAGGGAAAAAAGGACCAACTGCTGACTTTTTTCACCAGGAGTCCTCCCTTTCGAAATTCATTTCCTTCACGGGTAACTCCTTCGATCTAAAAGCGAAACAGCCGTCTGGAACCGGGTTCCAGCGGCTGTTTGAGGTAAGATCACCCAAGGCATGGCTCATTGATGAACCCGCATCTGGGGTTGTGGGCGGGCCGGGCTGTTATTGATGTTTTCAATCGTATTGAGCGTGGTCATAATCGGGTTGGTTTCTTCAAGAATCTGCTTGGTGGTTTCGATATTGGCCAGCAGGGTTTCAAAGGTCGAATCCAGGGTGGTGATGCTTTCCATCGTGTTCATGGTGACCACCTGATCGTTGACCAGTGAGAAGAAATTTTCGATTGATTTTAGTTGTTCTTCAACATGCCTGACGCTTCGCTCAATATCATCAAAGGTGGCCAGGCGACGATTGAGCAATTCCAGATTTTTTTCCATCAGCATCCGGGTTGGACCATCGGCCCGGGCCATATCGCGCTGGGTTTGCATAATCTGGTTCAGAATGGATTGTCGGTTGACGGAACGCAGGTGATATTTGCGGCGACGATACATGTCCAGAAAATCCACAAACGATTCCCACATCGAATCGAGGCAGTTAATTGAGAGGGGGATTTCCTTGAGACCAGTGAATTTTTTGTAGTTGTCGTAAATCTTTGATTTCATCCAGCGGAGGTATTCAACCGCTTCACGTTCGCGTGGATCAAACGACTTGATGCGTTCTTCACGTTCCCGGCGCCGCAACTCCAAATTGCGGTGGGCTTCGCGTCGTTCGACCAGTCGGCGGTAGAAATTGCTGGTTGGCACCAACGCCAGATATGCGACCTCGGCTGAAAGACCCGCCGCCAGTGGCAGCCAGCTTTCCCCTTGTGAAGCGGCGGTAAAGGCCGCCGCTGCGGCAAAACCCACCATGGCCCAGATATTTAAAGGCTCAGTTACGGCTTCTTTTAAATAATGCATTTTTGAAATCATAGCCCAACGCCAGCCGTACGGGGTGAGACAACTTACAATGTTAAGTTATCTGATACGTGATCAAGACTTTTTCGAAATTGAACGGCAAGTGTTAATCTAACGCACCCTCTGATGAACGACAAGGGCCGAGACCCTGAAAAATCAGTCCAATTTCAAACAAACACCCCCCTACTTGTGTTCCAGCGCCGGGAATCCTCCTTTGGATGGTTGGTCAGGTGGCTTGTACAGCCTTGAAAATCAGCCGCGCTCTACGCGTAATGGCTTTTTCCGGTTGCAATTAACTCAGGTTTTCAACTGATGTGAATCAAGCGCCGCCGCCACTTGTCTTTTCTTTCGGAAACTATTTGACACCAGACCGCCTGGCAGCCAGTATGGGCACCAACTCCCCAGACGCTGAGTCGAGCACTTGTCCCCCACTGTAACGTCCATTCCTGCTTCGTGGAGTCGTCAACCGTGAAAAAATATGACTTAATCGTGATCGGATCCGGACCAGCAGGTGAAAAAGCTGCGGCCCGGGCAGCGTATTTCGGTTTTCAGGTCGCAGTAATTGAAAAAGCGCCCCGTGTTGGCGGAGCTGGTATTTTAACCGGCACCCTCCCGTCCAAAACACTCAAGGAAACCGCGCTCTATTTTTCCGGAAAACTTGATAAGGGTCTCTATGGT is part of the Acidobacteriota bacterium genome and harbors:
- a CDS encoding DnaJ domain-containing protein gives rise to the protein MSTGELAQDCLPDVLRRLYVNRESGELKLSYRGRQKAIYFELGAIIFASSDAKEDRIGETMMRHGTLSQADFDRASAVMRPGKRFGQILVELGILSDRDLLMNVTFQILDIVYSVFEWPAGTYEFTPQDNVVPADLRLDLSTASIILEGVRRIKDFQLVQRGLGDLNRLIGPSTSPLLRLQTLSLKPIERQIIDAVKEPMNVLQLLLVAGAPPDAVLRATYGLLSSGVLERLGAPKINKKTGRISIPKSLYAQAAQAQPVVTEAEAPSASNDPAVLEQIAKLRDRLVTNDPYIILGVTWHSTQDELRDAYYRLAKDLHPDRFQGAPREVRQEVEFLFTRITSCYEMLKTPTSSKSAPLPPPPPMPQYSAPLPPPQASAPLPQFLVPPSGQQASSPFVSPPAAVSATLPRPPASIPTPPVLTPLPSFESAPPRAESRPVETPVSSPVPKPAAPAANEGAVVEMLNKLRERLKSNDPYEALGVTRQSTRDDIRDAYHRFAKEFHPDRHRTLSREVLQDIEQIFSRITTCYESLRNHTPENPAVPPLATPGGVGALVDTPYSPPAAVKPTEETSTQRAQRAENMYLEARNRYISKEYVVAAHLMREAIRLEPSQGRYYLLLGNCLSTQQKTLKEAEPILRKAVELDPFNAVCRASLGQLYMRAGMPKQAEREFEEALKLDSTQQTAIRGLDQIRSNKNEGGFLNKLFKS